The Maridesulfovibrio zosterae DSM 11974 genome contains a region encoding:
- a CDS encoding PLP-dependent cysteine synthase family protein: MFSLNSAIGNTPLIELKNLTGISNIRIYAKLEFLNPGGSVKDRMVSYILNEYEKSGKLQRGGVIVENTSGNTGAALAMLAVPKGYRVILTMPDKVSREKQETLKALGAEVIVCPTSASPGSPEHYVQKARDIASTTDNAVMLNQYDNRLNVEAHYNSTGPEIWNTLRGNIDYFVAAGSTGGTISGVGKFLKEMDPKIKVVMPDPIGSIYYEYFNTGTYSQESISTYQVEGIGEDHIAKCMDFSIVDSMMQFTDDMAFSATRLLARKEGIFAGGSSGANIWGCLELMNSLEHPANIVTILPDSGVKYLSKIFS, encoded by the coding sequence ATGTTCAGTCTAAACAGTGCCATAGGCAATACGCCACTTATTGAATTAAAGAATTTAACCGGTATCAGCAATATACGAATTTATGCAAAACTTGAATTCCTTAATCCTGGTGGAAGTGTAAAGGATAGAATGGTCTCTTACATTTTAAATGAGTATGAAAAATCTGGCAAATTACAACGAGGCGGAGTGATTGTCGAAAACACATCGGGTAATACAGGAGCGGCCTTGGCTATGCTTGCAGTTCCCAAAGGGTATCGTGTTATCCTTACAATGCCGGACAAAGTCAGCCGAGAAAAACAGGAAACATTGAAAGCATTAGGTGCTGAAGTCATTGTATGTCCTACATCTGCTTCTCCAGGTTCACCGGAACATTATGTTCAAAAAGCCAGGGATATTGCCAGTACAACAGACAATGCAGTAATGTTAAATCAATATGATAACAGATTAAATGTAGAAGCACACTATAATAGTACAGGTCCTGAGATATGGAATACATTGAGAGGTAATATTGATTATTTTGTTGCAGCCGGTAGTACAGGAGGAACGATTTCTGGGGTTGGTAAATTTTTAAAGGAAATGGACCCTAAGATTAAAGTTGTTATGCCTGATCCTATTGGCTCAATATATTATGAATATTTCAATACAGGAACTTATTCGCAAGAATCTATTTCTACATATCAGGTTGAAGGCATTGGAGAAGATCATATTGCAAAATGCATGGATTTTTCTATAGTCGATTCAATGATGCAGTTCACAGATGATATGGCTTTTTCTGCTACACGGCTGCTTGCTAGAAAAGAAGGAATCTTCGCGGGAGGAAGTTCAGGAGCTAATATTTGGGGATGTCTGGAGTTGATGAATTCATTAGAGCATCCCGCGAATATCGTCACTATTTTGCCCGATAGCGGTGTGAAATATTTATCAAAAATATTCAGTTAA
- a CDS encoding PTS fructose-like transporter subunit IIB, which translates to MSRIIAVTACPTGVAHTIMAAEALKKVGESMGHQVEVETQGAEGAKDVLSQEVIDAAEVVIIAADIHVDPARFQGMAMYAVSTSEAIRNTKKVIETALNESEEFLAEKKAAAPETKHKFIVGVTSCPTGIAHTFMAAEALRKAGEALGYEVKIETQGSVGAKNVLTAEDIERADAVVIAADAFVDLKRFAGKPLYETGTKDALRDGVQVIKSSLLAVPTGKKELVDQVGDLKKERSAARTGPYRHLMTGVSYMLPVVVAGGLLIALAFAFGGIYAGDMEGTFGWALMQIGGAGAFSLFVPVLGAFIAYSIAQRPGITPGLVGGLLATNVGAGFLGGIVAGFMAGYLTKFLNDKIKLPMNLQGLKPVLILPFLSTLVVGLMMIYVIGPPVKIALTALSEWLQSLQGTSALTLGLLLGAMMAFDMGGPVNKAAYTFAVGLLSAKIYGPMAAVMAAGMTPPLGLALAATLFKNRFTEDEHEASKAAFVLGISFITEGAIPFAARDPFRVIPCIMLGSAVTGAISMVMKCTLMVPHGGIFVLPIPNAVTGLLPYAIAIVAGTVITAVALFVAKKPVDVVEQI; encoded by the coding sequence ATGTCTAGAATTATAGCTGTTACTGCGTGTCCCACCGGAGTGGCTCACACAATCATGGCTGCTGAGGCTTTGAAGAAAGTCGGCGAAAGCATGGGGCATCAAGTTGAGGTTGAAACTCAGGGTGCTGAGGGCGCAAAGGATGTTCTGTCGCAGGAAGTGATTGATGCGGCTGAAGTGGTTATTATTGCGGCGGATATCCATGTTGATCCTGCACGCTTTCAGGGTATGGCAATGTATGCTGTGTCTACAAGTGAAGCAATTCGTAATACTAAAAAAGTTATAGAGACAGCTCTAAATGAATCAGAAGAATTTTTAGCAGAAAAAAAAGCTGCGGCTCCAGAGACAAAACATAAATTTATTGTCGGGGTAACTTCTTGTCCGACCGGTATAGCGCACACATTTATGGCTGCTGAAGCTCTTCGCAAAGCCGGTGAAGCGCTTGGTTATGAAGTTAAGATCGAAACTCAAGGGTCTGTCGGGGCAAAGAATGTTTTAACCGCAGAAGACATAGAACGTGCTGATGCTGTGGTCATAGCTGCAGATGCCTTTGTAGATCTAAAGCGTTTTGCCGGAAAACCTCTTTATGAAACAGGCACTAAAGATGCTTTGCGAGATGGAGTGCAGGTTATTAAGTCTTCACTTCTTGCTGTTCCGACTGGCAAAAAGGAGCTTGTCGATCAGGTTGGAGATTTGAAGAAAGAACGTTCAGCTGCCCGCACCGGACCATATAGACACTTGATGACAGGTGTTTCCTATATGCTTCCTGTTGTTGTCGCTGGAGGGCTTTTGATTGCCCTGGCTTTTGCTTTCGGCGGAATTTACGCTGGGGACATGGAGGGAACCTTCGGCTGGGCTTTGATGCAGATAGGCGGGGCTGGAGCTTTTTCTCTTTTTGTTCCGGTGCTTGGTGCATTTATTGCCTATTCAATTGCACAGCGTCCGGGGATTACTCCCGGATTAGTCGGAGGACTGCTTGCCACTAATGTCGGAGCGGGATTTCTCGGTGGTATCGTTGCAGGATTCATGGCCGGATATCTGACTAAATTTCTCAATGATAAAATTAAACTGCCCATGAATCTTCAAGGGCTCAAGCCTGTTTTAATTTTACCGTTTCTGTCTACATTGGTCGTCGGTCTGATGATGATTTATGTCATAGGACCGCCGGTTAAGATTGCACTGACAGCTCTCTCCGAATGGCTGCAGAGTTTGCAGGGAACCAGCGCCCTGACTCTGGGACTTCTTTTAGGTGCTATGATGGCTTTTGATATGGGCGGTCCTGTTAATAAAGCCGCATATACTTTTGCCGTGGGGCTCCTTTCCGCTAAGATTTACGGTCCGATGGCAGCAGTCATGGCAGCAGGAATGACGCCTCCGTTGGGACTCGCTTTGGCAGCTACTCTTTTTAAAAATCGTTTCACTGAAGATGAACATGAGGCGAGTAAGGCTGCCTTTGTACTTGGTATCTCTTTTATCACTGAAGGGGCTATCCCATTTGCCGCCCGTGATCCGTTCAGGGTAATTCCTTGCATAATGTTAGGTTCTGCGGTTACTGGAGCCATTTCCATGGTTATGAAATGTACTTTGATGGTCCCTCACGGCGGTATCTTTGTATTGCCCATACCGAATGCTGTTACAGGCTTGCTCCCTTATGCCATAGCTATTGTGGCCGGAACAGTTATAACCGCAGTGGCTCTGTTTGTAGCCAAGAAGCCTGTGGATGTAGTAGAGCAGATATAA
- the pfkB gene encoding 1-phosphofructokinase has protein sequence MSKFKHIITVTMNPAIDLACQVPDFTAGKVNRVAGYQTDAAGKGVNIAVLLRKFDLPVTVTGFLGADNALIFEKLFSSKGLKDEFVRVPGETRIGVKVLDPDSGATTDINFPGLSPDAGHVDKLMQTVDNLADESSIVVIGGSLPATVSPAAVGQLVNVIKSCGAKAVVDTSGPALSSAIVAVPCLVKPNDAELSELVGRPLKKKEELVNEARRMNRSGIDTVVVSLGSQGALFISQEEEFFAKPPTINAVSTVGAGDAMIGGMVAGMALELSLRERACLATSLSAATVAQAGPSLEDIEIAKELEEQVVIETISF, from the coding sequence ATGTCAAAGTTCAAGCATATTATAACGGTGACTATGAATCCGGCTATTGATCTGGCTTGTCAGGTTCCTGATTTTACAGCCGGAAAGGTCAACCGTGTTGCCGGTTATCAGACTGATGCGGCGGGAAAGGGTGTTAATATTGCTGTTCTGCTGCGTAAATTTGATCTGCCGGTGACCGTCACTGGTTTTTTAGGTGCGGATAATGCCCTTATTTTTGAGAAGTTGTTCAGCAGCAAGGGCCTCAAAGATGAATTTGTCCGTGTTCCTGGTGAAACACGTATCGGTGTTAAGGTTCTTGATCCTGACTCTGGCGCTACAACTGATATCAATTTTCCGGGGCTGTCACCTGATGCAGGGCATGTTGATAAGTTAATGCAAACAGTTGATAATTTGGCTGACGAGTCTTCTATTGTAGTCATTGGAGGCAGTCTGCCTGCAACAGTTTCTCCCGCGGCAGTGGGACAGTTGGTCAATGTAATTAAGTCTTGCGGAGCAAAAGCCGTTGTGGATACCAGCGGTCCGGCACTTAGCAGTGCAATTGTGGCGGTTCCATGTTTAGTAAAACCAAATGATGCTGAACTTTCGGAACTTGTCGGGCGTCCTTTGAAAAAAAAGGAAGAGCTTGTGAATGAAGCTCGGCGCATGAATCGGTCCGGCATAGATACGGTTGTTGTTTCTCTCGGTTCGCAGGGGGCTTTGTTTATCAGTCAGGAGGAAGAGTTTTTTGCAAAGCCTCCAACAATAAATGCGGTCAGTACCGTTGGAGCAGGAGATGCCATGATAGGAGGGATGGTGGCAGGAATGGCACTTGAGTTGTCTCTCAGGGAGCGGGCCTGTCTGGCAACTTCATTGTCGGCTGCCACAGTGGCTCAGGCTGGACCGAGTCTAGAAGATATTGAAATTGCAAAGGAATTGGAAGAACAGGTAGTGATTGAAACAATCAGCTTTTGA
- the ptsP gene encoding phosphoenolpyruvate--protein phosphotransferase, whose translation MVNLNENNVNLGAKASGKLEAIEQVGKILVREGFIEPEYIDSMKRREAVANTFLGNGISIPHGLPENRDKILKTGVAILQVPEGVIWNPGETVHIVVGIAARSDEHIEILTNLTHVLDDEQTTSRLAITKDPAEIVRVLSGESRSVSRPAPTLDVSDFDVSIDVTIMGEHGLHARPATFFVDIAKKYDSEIQVEFDGRSGNGKSLASLLKLGISGGKTMRIHAKGDDASLALATLKEAVDEGLGEESEEAAIPRIEHGWRPQDVKQTIPGCTASPGLATGPVHQYTHSRIVVEAIAKDPKHESSELAHAIAAARLNLRHLYNEVRAKSGEPRAAIFRAHEAFLDDPEILVETEALIRNGKSAGYAWRQVIDDRVHILEQHDDELLAARAMDLRDVGRRVLRHLAGVVQDQPFTPSRPVILLAEDLTPSDTAQLDPSLILGFCTSGGGPTSHSAIIARSLGIPAIVAAGPSILEIVDDTIAIIDGDSGNLYLEPSPSDIETADAAKLELEELRNEEYRARYEPALTTDGERIEVVANIGRVSEAENAVNAGGEGVGLMRTEFLFLERDTPPDEEEQFQSYKTMVEALNGLPIIIRTLDIGGDKAVAYLDLPPEDNPFLGERGIRLCLNRPEFFLVQLRAIFRASKYGPIRIMFPMIATLDELEAAKRLAEKARIEVGAEALEIGIMVEVPSVVSMAREFAQVVDFFSIGTNDLTQYVMAIDRVHPTLAAKADSLHPAVLRMIDQVVKASDEAGIWTGVCGGLAGEPLGATILAGLGVKELSMVVPSIAAVKARIRSISMKQARELAQKALSCRDNKQVRALSLS comes from the coding sequence ATGGTTAATCTGAATGAAAATAACGTTAATTTAGGTGCAAAAGCATCAGGAAAGTTGGAAGCCATTGAGCAGGTCGGAAAGATCCTCGTCCGTGAGGGCTTTATTGAGCCTGAATATATTGACAGTATGAAGCGCAGAGAAGCTGTTGCTAATACTTTTTTAGGTAATGGAATCTCTATTCCGCATGGGCTGCCGGAAAACAGGGATAAGATTTTAAAAACAGGTGTGGCAATTCTTCAAGTTCCGGAAGGAGTGATCTGGAATCCTGGCGAAACGGTTCATATTGTTGTCGGTATTGCAGCAAGATCAGATGAACATATTGAAATTCTGACCAACCTGACTCATGTGTTGGATGATGAGCAAACTACCAGCCGTCTTGCAATAACAAAAGATCCTGCTGAAATTGTCCGTGTTCTGAGTGGAGAATCAAGGTCAGTAAGTAGACCTGCTCCTACACTGGATGTTTCTGATTTTGACGTTTCAATTGATGTTACAATAATGGGAGAGCATGGACTGCATGCTCGTCCTGCTACTTTTTTTGTTGATATTGCCAAGAAGTATGATTCTGAGATTCAGGTCGAATTCGATGGACGGTCCGGCAATGGCAAAAGTCTTGCTTCACTGCTTAAGCTTGGAATATCCGGTGGAAAGACCATGAGGATTCATGCAAAAGGTGATGATGCCAGTCTTGCCCTTGCTACTCTAAAAGAGGCTGTGGATGAAGGGCTGGGTGAAGAATCTGAAGAAGCTGCTATTCCCCGGATTGAGCATGGATGGAGACCTCAGGATGTTAAGCAGACTATTCCCGGCTGTACCGCTTCCCCCGGGCTGGCTACAGGTCCTGTGCATCAATATACTCATAGCCGGATAGTGGTAGAGGCTATAGCCAAGGACCCGAAGCATGAATCATCAGAACTAGCTCATGCTATTGCTGCGGCCCGTCTTAACCTCCGTCACCTGTATAACGAAGTTCGGGCTAAATCAGGTGAGCCTAGAGCCGCAATCTTCCGAGCCCACGAGGCGTTTCTTGATGATCCGGAAATTCTTGTTGAAACTGAAGCTCTTATCCGAAATGGAAAAAGTGCAGGATATGCATGGCGTCAGGTAATAGATGATCGTGTACATATACTTGAGCAGCATGATGATGAACTTCTTGCAGCTCGAGCTATGGATCTTCGGGATGTCGGGCGGCGTGTGTTACGGCATCTTGCCGGAGTTGTACAGGATCAGCCATTTACCCCGAGTAGGCCTGTCATTCTTCTTGCCGAAGACCTTACTCCATCAGATACAGCTCAACTTGATCCTTCTCTTATTCTTGGGTTTTGTACCTCCGGTGGTGGTCCTACTTCACACTCTGCGATAATTGCCCGTTCTCTGGGAATTCCAGCCATTGTTGCAGCCGGCCCAAGTATTCTTGAAATTGTTGATGACACTATTGCCATCATTGATGGCGATTCCGGTAATTTATATCTAGAACCCAGTCCTTCAGATATTGAAACAGCGGATGCTGCTAAGCTTGAATTAGAAGAATTGCGTAATGAAGAATATCGCGCCCGCTATGAACCAGCCCTGACAACAGATGGTGAGCGCATTGAGGTTGTCGCCAATATCGGCAGAGTCAGTGAGGCTGAAAATGCTGTAAACGCTGGCGGGGAAGGTGTCGGGTTGATGCGTACCGAATTTCTTTTTCTCGAACGCGATACCCCTCCTGATGAAGAAGAGCAGTTCCAGAGTTATAAAACCATGGTTGAAGCGCTTAACGGGCTTCCAATTATAATACGCACTTTGGACATAGGCGGAGACAAGGCCGTTGCATATCTGGATCTGCCTCCGGAAGACAATCCTTTCCTTGGTGAACGTGGTATCCGTTTGTGTCTCAATAGACCTGAATTTTTCCTTGTCCAGCTTAGGGCTATTTTCAGGGCTTCCAAATATGGCCCTATCCGTATCATGTTTCCCATGATTGCAACCCTGGATGAATTGGAAGCTGCAAAACGTCTGGCTGAGAAAGCCCGCATTGAAGTTGGTGCTGAGGCTCTTGAAATAGGAATCATGGTTGAGGTTCCATCTGTAGTTTCCATGGCTCGCGAATTTGCGCAGGTTGTGGACTTTTTCTCTATAGGAACAAATGACCTGACTCAATATGTAATGGCTATTGATCGGGTTCATCCAACTCTTGCAGCAAAGGCCGACAGTCTGCATCCAGCGGTATTACGTATGATTGATCAGGTCGTGAAGGCTTCTGATGAAGCTGGAATCTGGACAGGAGTCTGTGGTGGACTGGCCGGAGAACCCCTTGGCGCGACTATTTTGGCCGGTTTGGGAGTTAAGGAGCTGAGTATGGTTGTTCCAAGTATTGCCGCAGTCAAAGCCCGTATACGCTCAATCAGCATGAAACAGGCTCGTGAATTGGCGCAAAAAGCTTTGAGCTGTCGTGACAATAAGCAGGTTAGAGCACTTAGTCTGTCATGA
- a CDS encoding LacI family DNA-binding transcriptional regulator has product MKLKDIAEAAGVSTATVSRVLNGKVNVRPEVREKVLEVVARTNYKPDRAAQRLRSRKSTYIGLIVADIQSPFFASVARAVEDVAQKNNYNVILCNTDENHDKERMYLEMMQNENAAGVILAPTLRLSENFALTKSYSLPIVVIDRQVQGHSVDMVLIDNRQAALELTRHILSQGYKRIAALFGNNSATGQQRQSGFKEALHEAEIPENDILIKNLPAKEHAAHKAVSELLELPDPPDAVITSNGLLGAGAFRAIRDKELAVPEKVAFASFDESAWTEMTRPAITVVEQPTYAIGQTACEMLIKRIIDPKRPIRKVVLDSKLIIRQSCGAGAV; this is encoded by the coding sequence ATGAAACTTAAGGATATCGCTGAAGCTGCCGGAGTTTCAACGGCTACTGTTTCCAGAGTTTTAAATGGAAAAGTTAACGTGCGTCCAGAAGTTCGGGAAAAAGTGCTGGAAGTAGTCGCACGGACAAATTACAAACCTGACCGTGCTGCTCAAAGGTTGCGCTCTCGGAAATCTACGTACATAGGCTTGATCGTTGCTGACATTCAAAGTCCTTTTTTTGCTTCAGTAGCCCGAGCCGTTGAAGATGTTGCACAAAAAAACAACTATAATGTCATCCTCTGCAACACTGATGAAAATCATGACAAAGAACGTATGTATCTGGAAATGATGCAAAATGAAAATGCCGCAGGAGTAATACTTGCGCCGACATTGCGTCTGTCTGAAAATTTTGCGCTAACTAAATCATACTCTTTGCCTATCGTAGTAATCGACCGTCAGGTTCAGGGGCATTCGGTGGATATGGTTCTCATCGACAACAGACAGGCCGCACTTGAGTTGACCAGACATATTCTTTCTCAGGGGTATAAACGCATAGCTGCACTATTTGGTAACAATAGCGCAACAGGCCAGCAGCGGCAGAGTGGATTTAAAGAGGCCCTGCATGAAGCAGAAATTCCAGAAAATGATATTTTGATCAAAAACTTACCCGCCAAGGAACATGCTGCACATAAAGCTGTGAGCGAACTGCTCGAACTTCCTGATCCTCCGGATGCTGTCATTACCAGCAATGGACTTCTAGGAGCTGGTGCTTTCAGGGCCATTCGTGACAAAGAACTTGCTGTACCGGAAAAGGTGGCTTTCGCCAGCTTTGATGAATCCGCATGGACTGAAATGACACGCCCGGCAATTACTGTAGTCGAACAACCTACATACGCAATAGGACAAACGGCCTGCGAGATGCTCATTAAACGCATAATTGATCCTAAGCGCCCCATACGTAAAGTGGTCCTCGACAGCAAATTGATTATCCGTCAATCCTGCGGTGCAGGAGCTGTTTAG
- a CDS encoding NIPSNAP family protein — MYFEMRTYTIRPGMLASYMKLFEDVGLPVLKKYAELVGYWYTDIGELNQVVHIWRYESLDQRTINRKKLYADNDWQNYFLPEALQMLEKQENKIMHAASFSPIK, encoded by the coding sequence ATGTATTTTGAAATGCGGACATATACAATACGCCCGGGTATGCTTGCTTCATATATGAAACTTTTTGAGGATGTTGGACTGCCCGTTCTAAAAAAATATGCGGAACTGGTAGGATACTGGTATACGGATATAGGGGAATTGAACCAGGTCGTTCATATATGGCGTTATGAAAGTTTAGATCAGAGAACTATAAATCGCAAAAAACTTTATGCAGACAATGACTGGCAAAACTATTTTCTGCCTGAAGCGCTGCAAATGCTGGAAAAGCAGGAAAATAAAATTATGCATGCAGCAAGCTTCTCGCCAATCAAATAA
- a CDS encoding RNA recognition motif domain-containing protein, whose amino-acid sequence MSKNIYVGNLSWSSTEEEVRSAFEAFGEVFSVKLIEDRETGRPRGFGFVEMDDNGALEAIDALDGKDFGGRNLKVNEAKPREERPRW is encoded by the coding sequence ATGTCTAAGAATATTTATGTTGGTAATCTTTCCTGGTCCTCTACTGAAGAAGAAGTACGTTCCGCTTTCGAAGCTTTCGGTGAAGTTTTCTCTGTTAAACTTATCGAAGATCGTGAAACAGGTCGTCCTCGTGGCTTCGGTTTCGTAGAAATGGACGATAACGGAGCTCTCGAAGCTATCGACGCTCTTGATGGTAAAGATTTCGGCGGACGTAACCTTAAGGTTAACGAAGCTAAGCCTAGAGAAGAACGCCCACGTTGGTAG
- a CDS encoding ATP-binding protein: MSDNLLLILHVEDNPDDRQLLLDYMLDVEEDHMEIISCDTLSKALKICRERPVSAVLLDLNLPDSDGYETFDKLYRENNNIPIIVLTMIDLRDLAVKAVRSGAQDYLIKSELSGPLIDRTIRYAVYRKEASVELAKRKDQLEVLVHKRTKDLIESQLLLKLVADNVPAMISFVNNELRYKFVNVPYAQMFGKYRDEVVGDTYRELLSEEDDADMMQRVNMVMSGTKVSFEKEYQLSDNTPIFLFTSYVPYVAHNGLVCGFFSMTMDITERKKSEQELLKKHQLLLDILDGIKAAVLYVDTETFEIVKANVLAGQMIGMPIDELIGNDFRQYICSKPYLYDGYACLTTDDIVENNEFYLLRSDDSIIPIDKTVLPMKIGSQSYFIKILFDITERKNIEQQLAHAVKMESIGQLAAGIAHEINTPAQYINDNLKFINDSISQVVSIINSYKNIFDKTDLKDCLAREYKELKDNIEDIDLDYILAEIPIAVTQSQEGIGRISEIVKAMKRFTHPGQDSKQLVNIHDALESTAIVCRNEWKYHAELKTDFDESMPLVPCFINDINQVFLNVIVNAAHAISHKQSTDHIANKEKGIITLQTKYVDGWAQINIHDNGAGIDPDVLPRIFDPFYTTKEVGKGTGQGLSISYSIIVTKHNGAITITSKKGVGTTCIIRIPVDDSQKTYRSN, from the coding sequence ATGAGTGACAATCTCTTATTGATTTTGCATGTTGAGGATAATCCAGATGATCGCCAGCTTCTGCTGGATTATATGCTTGATGTGGAAGAAGATCATATGGAGATAATCAGTTGTGATACTCTATCCAAAGCTTTGAAAATATGCAGGGAGAGGCCTGTAAGTGCAGTTTTGCTGGATTTGAATCTTCCTGATTCAGATGGCTACGAAACATTTGATAAGTTATATCGCGAAAACAATAATATACCGATTATTGTGCTCACGATGATCGATTTGCGTGATTTGGCAGTTAAAGCTGTACGGAGTGGTGCTCAAGACTATTTGATAAAATCAGAACTGAGCGGACCGCTTATTGATAGGACTATACGCTATGCCGTATACCGTAAGGAAGCCTCAGTAGAGTTAGCTAAAAGAAAAGATCAACTCGAGGTTCTGGTACATAAAAGGACTAAAGATCTTATTGAGAGCCAATTATTATTAAAGTTAGTAGCAGATAATGTACCGGCAATGATATCTTTTGTTAATAATGAATTGCGCTATAAATTTGTGAATGTTCCTTATGCTCAGATGTTTGGAAAATATCGTGATGAAGTTGTAGGGGATACTTACCGGGAGCTTTTGTCTGAAGAAGACGATGCAGATATGATGCAGCGTGTTAATATGGTCATGTCCGGCACTAAGGTCTCGTTTGAAAAAGAATATCAACTTTCGGATAACACGCCCATATTTTTATTTACTTCATATGTTCCTTATGTTGCTCATAACGGCCTTGTCTGTGGTTTTTTCTCAATGACGATGGATATAACTGAAAGAAAGAAAAGTGAGCAGGAATTATTAAAAAAGCATCAGTTGTTACTGGATATTCTAGATGGTATTAAAGCGGCTGTTTTATACGTAGACACTGAAACATTTGAGATTGTAAAAGCCAATGTTCTGGCCGGTCAAATGATTGGGATGCCCATAGATGAGTTGATCGGAAATGATTTTCGCCAGTATATTTGCTCAAAGCCTTATCTGTATGATGGGTATGCATGTTTAACTACCGATGATATCGTTGAAAATAATGAGTTTTATTTGTTGCGTAGTGATGATTCTATCATCCCTATAGACAAAACAGTGTTACCAATGAAAATAGGTTCACAGTCATATTTTATTAAGATTCTATTCGATATAACCGAGCGTAAAAATATTGAGCAGCAACTGGCTCATGCCGTGAAAATGGAAAGTATCGGACAGTTGGCTGCAGGAATTGCTCATGAAATTAATACTCCGGCCCAGTACATCAATGATAATTTAAAGTTTATCAATGATTCGATTTCACAGGTTGTATCCATTATAAATTCTTATAAAAATATATTTGATAAAACAGATTTAAAAGATTGCTTGGCGCGAGAATACAAAGAACTTAAAGATAATATTGAAGATATTGATCTTGATTATATTTTAGCAGAAATTCCGATAGCTGTAACGCAATCACAGGAAGGTATAGGTCGCATTTCGGAAATAGTTAAGGCAATGAAGCGTTTTACTCATCCCGGGCAGGATTCAAAACAGCTTGTTAATATTCATGATGCTTTAGAGAGTACTGCAATTGTCTGTAGGAATGAGTGGAAATATCATGCGGAATTAAAAACTGATTTTGATGAATCTATGCCATTAGTGCCATGTTTTATTAACGATATTAATCAGGTCTTTTTGAATGTTATTGTTAATGCAGCACATGCAATCAGCCATAAGCAGAGTACTGATCATATTGCCAATAAGGAAAAGGGCATTATTACTCTGCAGACAAAGTATGTTGATGGATGGGCGCAAATTAATATTCATGATAACGGAGCGGGGATTGATCCTGATGTGCTGCCGAGGATTTTTGATCCATTTTATACTACAAAGGAAGTCGGTAAAGGTACCGGGCAGGGACTTTCGATCAGTTATTCTATTATTGTTACCAAGCATAATGGTGCTATAACAATCACAAGTAAAAAAGGGGTCGGTACTACATGTATTATCCGTATACCTGTTGATGATTCTCAGAAGACATATAGATCTAACTAA